A window of Campylobacter lari subsp. lari contains these coding sequences:
- the rplX gene encoding 50S ribosomal protein L24 — protein MKLKIKKNDMVKVIAGDDKGKTGKVLAVFPKTNKVIVEGCKIAKKAVKPSDKNPNGGFVNKEMPMDISNVAKAGE, from the coding sequence ATGAAATTAAAAATCAAAAAAAATGATATGGTAAAAGTTATCGCAGGTGATGACAAAGGTAAAACAGGTAAAGTTTTAGCAGTTTTTCCTAAAACAAATAAAGTAATTGTTGAGGGTTGTAAAATTGCTAAAAAAGCTGTAAAACCAAGTGATAAAAATCCAAATGGTGGTTTTGTAAATAAAGAAATGCCAATGGATATTTCAAATGTAGCAAAGGCAGGTGAGTAA
- the rpmC gene encoding 50S ribosomal protein L29: protein MKYTEIKDKTAGELATMLKEKKVLLFTLRQKLKTMQLTNPKEISEVKKDIARINTAISALK from the coding sequence ATGAAATATACTGAGATTAAAGATAAAACAGCAGGTGAGCTTGCAACAATGCTAAAAGAAAAAAAGGTGCTTTTATTTACTTTAAGACAAAAGCTAAAAACAATGCAGCTAACTAATCCTAAAGAAATTAGCGAAGTTAAAAAAGACATCGCTAGAATCAATACTGCAATTAGCGCTTTAAAATAA
- the rpsQ gene encoding 30S ribosomal protein S17, with protein MAFKREIQGVVVQIAGDKTATILVERKVVHPKYRKIVKRFKKYLIHDERNELKVGNTVIAIECRPLSKRKSFRLKTIVSAGVE; from the coding sequence ATGGCATTTAAAAGAGAAATTCAAGGCGTTGTTGTTCAAATAGCTGGCGATAAAACAGCTACTATTTTGGTTGAAAGAAAAGTGGTTCACCCAAAATACAGAAAAATCGTAAAACGCTTTAAAAAATATTTAATTCATGATGAAAGAAATGAACTTAAAGTTGGAAACACTGTAATTGCTATAGAGTGCAGACCACTTTCTAAGAGAAAATCATTTCGTTTAAAAACTATAGTATCAGCAGGAGTTGAGTAA
- a CDS encoding ATP-binding protein, giving the protein MKSLQFFYDNYPKFQKFDERKIKIQTHKNIIIKGGFASGKKNLILNFLSLYKAENILFIDCDDLKFQASALINLNSFLTYNPQIKFLALCNFAHDFDFASLKHLNLQIILSVCDSNFCLDQFEELHLDYLDFEEFLSLNKKYADTKTMVSYFLHTGRNVILNHNFNTNSSYLKSFYTPLELTILKQIALELGSEFSVNELLKTLKNTIKISKDTLYKSIEKLESNYTLYFVKNFEKNLKKVYFWDFSLKNSLSIQKDFSALFENLILSELFKFKQEIFYTKYFDFYLPSLKNAFLCSPFKDKDLLSLKVKKILSKNQLALSTIYIITLSQRDEFFIEGVRVMILPFDEWTLGN; this is encoded by the coding sequence ATGAAATCACTGCAATTTTTTTACGATAATTACCCAAAATTTCAAAAATTTGATGAAAGAAAAATTAAAATTCAAACTCATAAAAACATCATTATAAAAGGTGGTTTTGCAAGTGGTAAGAAAAATTTGATCTTAAATTTTTTGTCTTTGTATAAAGCAGAAAATATACTTTTTATTGATTGTGATGATTTAAAATTTCAAGCAAGTGCTTTAATAAATTTAAATTCATTTTTAACTTATAATCCACAGATTAAATTTTTAGCACTTTGTAATTTTGCTCATGATTTTGACTTTGCTAGTTTAAAACATCTTAATTTGCAAATCATATTAAGCGTTTGTGATAGTAATTTTTGCTTAGATCAGTTTGAAGAACTTCATTTAGATTATTTAGATTTTGAAGAATTTTTAAGCCTAAACAAAAAATATGCTGATACCAAAACCATGGTAAGTTATTTTTTACACACAGGACGCAATGTGATTTTAAATCATAACTTTAACACAAACTCATCGTACTTAAAAAGCTTTTATACTCCATTAGAGCTTACTATACTCAAACAAATTGCCTTAGAACTTGGGAGTGAATTTAGCGTTAATGAGTTATTAAAAACACTAAAAAATACCATAAAAATTTCCAAAGATACCTTATATAAAAGCATAGAAAAACTAGAATCAAACTACACTTTGTATTTTGTAAAAAATTTTGAAAAAAATTTAAAAAAAGTATATTTTTGGGACTTTTCACTAAAAAATTCTCTAAGCATACAAAAAGACTTTAGCGCTTTGTTTGAAAATTTAATTTTAAGCGAGTTGTTTAAATTTAAACAAGAAATTTTTTACACCAAATATTTTGATTTTTACTTACCAAGTCTTAAAAATGCATTTTTATGCTCACCCTTTAAAGATAAAGATTTGCTTAGCTTAAAAGTCAAAAAAATTCTTAGCAAAAATCAACTTGCGCTTTCGACTATTTATATCATCACACTTTCACAAAGAGATGAATTTTTCATTGAAGGGGTGCGTGTGATGATTTTACCTTTTGATGAGTGGACCTTGGGTAATTAA
- the rplV gene encoding 50S ribosomal protein L22 — MSRALIKFIRLSPTKARLIAREVQGMNAELALASLKFMPNKGAKFIANAISSAVANGGFEANEVIVSSCRVDAGAVLKRFRPRARGSASRIRKPTSHILVEVSKAEVSAEKTTKAKKASVKKES; from the coding sequence ATGAGTAGAGCGTTAATTAAATTCATAAGATTATCTCCAACTAAGGCAAGATTAATCGCAAGAGAAGTTCAGGGAATGAATGCTGAACTTGCATTAGCTAGTTTAAAATTTATGCCAAATAAAGGTGCTAAATTCATAGCAAATGCTATTTCAAGTGCTGTTGCAAATGGTGGTTTTGAAGCAAATGAAGTGATTGTTTCAAGTTGCCGTGTTGATGCTGGTGCAGTTTTAAAAAGATTTAGACCAAGAGCTAGAGGAAGCGCTAGTCGTATTAGAAAGCCAACTTCACATATTTTAGTAGAAGTTAGCAAGGCAGAAGTAAGTGCTGAAAAAACTACAAAAGCTAAAAAAGCATCAGTGAAAAAGGAAAGCTAA
- a CDS encoding glucosaminidase domain-containing protein, producing the protein MKLIIILLSSVLFLKAEFVAGFDAQYYALNIKEKREVFIKKINALLDVSFEAVEKEKEFVESFFKEALKNNFRSLNSNAIKKLWLLKEKYRVKNLYDLHEYRVRIQVVPKSLAIAQAIIESATGTSRFAKEANNLFGEWTWGEKGLIPKERGEGKTHKIRIFDSLQESVDSYLLNLNRHDAYKEFRTWRWNAISENEKLDGKEAAGHLEKYSEIKSNYTKLIISIIEQHKLDELD; encoded by the coding sequence TTGAAGCTGATTATAATTTTACTTAGTAGCGTTTTATTTTTAAAAGCTGAATTTGTAGCAGGATTTGATGCACAATATTATGCTTTAAATATAAAAGAAAAGCGTGAGGTTTTTATTAAAAAAATCAATGCTTTGTTAGATGTTTCATTTGAGGCAGTGGAAAAAGAAAAAGAATTTGTAGAATCATTTTTCAAAGAAGCGTTAAAAAATAATTTTAGGTCTTTAAATTCTAATGCTATAAAAAAATTATGGTTATTAAAAGAAAAATACCGTGTGAAAAATTTATACGATTTGCATGAATATCGCGTGCGTATTCAAGTGGTGCCAAAGTCTTTAGCCATAGCTCAAGCCATTATTGAAAGTGCAACTGGTACAAGTCGTTTTGCTAAAGAGGCAAATAATTTATTTGGAGAATGGACTTGGGGTGAAAAAGGTTTGATTCCAAAAGAAAGAGGTGAAGGTAAAACTCACAAAATTCGTATATTTGATAGTTTGCAAGAAAGTGTGGATTCATACTTGCTTAATTTGAATCGCCATGATGCTTATAAAGAATTTAGAACTTGGCGGTGGAATGCGATAAGCGAAAATGAAAAACTTGATGGCAAAGAAGCAGCAGGTCATTTAGAAAAATATTCAGAGATTAAAAGTAATTACACTAAGCTTATTATTTCTATTATAGAACAACATAAGCTTGATGAGCTAGATTAA
- the rplP gene encoding 50S ribosomal protein L16 has translation MLMPKRTKYRKMMKGRNRGYANRGTEFTFGDFALKATEAGRINSRQIEAARIALTRFVKRQGKTWIRVFPDKPLTKKPLETRMGKGKGAVEEWVMNIKPGRIIYEMAGVNEEMARQALTLAMHKLPFKTKFVTRESQNEIY, from the coding sequence ATGTTAATGCCAAAAAGAACAAAATATCGTAAAATGATGAAAGGGCGTAACAGAGGTTATGCCAACAGAGGGACTGAATTTACTTTTGGTGATTTTGCCCTAAAAGCAACTGAAGCTGGCCGTATAAATTCACGCCAAATAGAAGCAGCTCGTATTGCTTTAACTCGTTTTGTAAAAAGACAAGGTAAAACTTGGATTAGAGTTTTCCCTGATAAACCTTTAACTAAAAAACCTTTAGAAACTCGTATGGGTAAAGGTAAAGGTGCAGTTGAGGAATGGGTGATGAACATTAAACCAGGTCGTATCATTTATGAAATGGCAGGAGTTAATGAAGAAATGGCAAGACAAGCTTTAACTTTAGCTATGCATAAATTACCATTTAAAACTAAGTTTGTTACAAGAGAGAGCCAAAATGAAATATACTGA
- the rplN gene encoding 50S ribosomal protein L14 yields MIQSFTRLAVADNSGAKELMCIKVLGGSKRRYATIGDVIVASVKKALPNGKVKKGQVVKAVIVRTKKEIHRDNGSLIRFDENAAVILDAKREPIGTRIFGPVGREVRYGGFMKIVSLAPEVL; encoded by the coding sequence ATGATTCAAAGTTTTACTAGGCTTGCAGTTGCTGATAATAGCGGTGCAAAAGAATTAATGTGTATTAAGGTTTTAGGTGGTAGTAAAAGAAGATACGCTACTATAGGTGATGTAATAGTTGCATCTGTAAAAAAAGCTTTGCCAAATGGTAAAGTAAAAAAAGGTCAAGTAGTTAAAGCTGTTATAGTAAGAACTAAAAAAGAAATTCATAGAGATAATGGTTCTTTGATTCGTTTTGATGAAAATGCAGCAGTTATTCTTGATGCTAAAAGAGAGCCTATCGGAACTCGTATTTTTGGACCAGTAGGTCGTGAAGTAAGATATGGTGGCTTTATGAAAATCGTTTCACTAGCACCGGAGGTGTTGTAA
- the rpsC gene encoding 30S ribosomal protein S3 has product MGQKVNPIGLRLGINRNWESRWFPTKANMAENIGEDYKIRTFLKRKLYYAGISQILVERTAKKLRVTVVAARPGIIIGKKGSDVDVLRKELQNLIGKEVNINIKEERKAGASAQLAAESVATQLEKRIAFRRAMKKVIQGAQKAGAKGIKVSVSGRLGGAEMARTEWYLEGRVPLHTLRAKIDYGFAEAHTTYGNIGIKVWIFKGEVLQKGVQPEKTEENAPAKKPRRARRGK; this is encoded by the coding sequence ATGGGACAAAAAGTAAATCCGATTGGTTTAAGATTAGGAATTAATAGAAATTGGGAATCAAGATGGTTTCCTACTAAAGCTAATATGGCAGAAAATATTGGTGAAGATTATAAAATCAGAACTTTCTTAAAAAGAAAATTATATTATGCTGGAATTAGCCAAATCCTTGTAGAAAGAACAGCGAAAAAATTAAGAGTAACTGTTGTTGCTGCAAGACCAGGAATCATTATTGGTAAAAAAGGTAGTGATGTTGATGTATTAAGAAAAGAACTTCAAAACTTAATTGGTAAAGAAGTAAATATCAACATTAAAGAAGAAAGAAAAGCAGGTGCTTCAGCTCAACTTGCTGCAGAAAGTGTTGCTACACAACTTGAAAAAAGAATTGCTTTTAGAAGAGCTATGAAAAAAGTAATTCAAGGTGCGCAAAAAGCAGGTGCTAAAGGTATAAAAGTTTCAGTTTCTGGTCGTTTAGGTGGAGCTGAAATGGCAAGAACTGAATGGTATTTAGAAGGACGTGTTCCACTTCATACTTTAAGAGCTAAGATTGATTATGGCTTTGCAGAAGCCCATACTACTTATGGAAATATAGGTATTAAAGTATGGATTTTCAAAGGTGAAGTTTTACAAAAAGGTGTTCAACCTGAAAAAACCGAAGAAAACGCTCCGGCTAAAAAACCAAGAAGAGCAAGAAGAGGTAAATAA
- the rplC gene encoding 50S ribosomal protein L3: protein MEYIVEKIGMSRTISTPSIPVTLLKLVQTKVCEVENGKALVAYVKGKANNKCIAGQQKKYNLSAEYNRFASLEVANTEAGDIDLNPLKEASILKVSFNSKGRGYSGVVKRHGFAGGPASHGSRFHRRHGSIGNREWPGRVQPGMKMAGHYGNVKVTVKNEVVSFDEENGILVVKGAVPGHNGAMGKIRIAK, encoded by the coding sequence ATGGAATACATTGTAGAAAAAATTGGTATGAGTAGAACAATCAGCACACCAAGCATTCCTGTAACCTTACTTAAACTTGTTCAAACTAAAGTATGTGAAGTAGAAAATGGAAAAGCTTTGGTTGCTTATGTAAAAGGCAAAGCAAATAATAAATGCATTGCAGGTCAGCAAAAAAAATATAATCTTTCAGCTGAATATAATAGATTTGCTTCTTTAGAAGTAGCAAACACAGAGGCAGGTGATATTGATCTTAATCCTTTAAAAGAAGCTTCTATCTTAAAAGTAAGCTTTAATTCTAAAGGTAGAGGTTATAGCGGGGTTGTTAAAAGACACGGATTTGCTGGGGGTCCTGCAAGTCATGGTTCAAGATTCCACAGAAGACACGGATCAATTGGTAACCGCGAATGGCCAGGTCGTGTTCAACCAGGTATGAAAATGGCAGGTCATTATGGTAATGTAAAAGTTACTGTGAAAAACGAAGTAGTATCATTTGATGAAGAAAATGGCATCTTAGTTGTAAAAGGTGCAGTACCAGGACATAATGGTGCTATGGGTAAAATAAGGATTGCAAAATGA
- the rplD gene encoding 50S ribosomal protein L4 — translation MSKVTVLNDKFEKASELDLPAKYAEVNPHNLYLYVKSYLASLRANTAHTKGRSDVSGGGKKPWRQKGRGGARAGSTRTNVWVGGAVAFGPKNNRNYFQKVNKKQKRLALERALEDKAAKNALFSVDSLSIESGKTKDANAVIKKLGLKDVLIVKDLLDEKTLLAFRNLANCYVVDVNEVNAYLVSVFNAVIIEKAALESIVKEG, via the coding sequence ATGAGTAAAGTAACTGTTTTAAATGATAAATTTGAAAAAGCTAGTGAGCTCGATCTTCCAGCAAAATATGCAGAAGTTAATCCTCACAACCTTTACTTATATGTAAAATCTTACCTTGCAAGTTTAAGAGCAAACACAGCTCACACTAAAGGTAGAAGTGATGTAAGCGGTGGTGGTAAAAAACCATGGAGACAAAAAGGTCGTGGTGGCGCAAGAGCTGGTTCAACAAGAACGAATGTTTGGGTTGGTGGTGCTGTAGCATTTGGTCCAAAAAACAACCGCAACTATTTCCAAAAAGTTAATAAAAAACAAAAACGCTTAGCGCTTGAAAGAGCATTGGAAGATAAAGCAGCTAAAAATGCATTATTCTCAGTAGATAGTTTAAGCATTGAAAGCGGTAAAACAAAAGATGCGAATGCAGTTATTAAAAAGCTTGGTTTAAAAGATGTTTTAATAGTAAAAGATTTACTAGATGAAAAAACACTTCTTGCATTTAGAAATTTAGCAAATTGCTATGTTGTAGATGTAAACGAAGTTAATGCTTATTTAGTATCTGTATTTAATGCTGTTATTATTGAAAAAGCAGCGCTTGAATCTATCGTAAAAGAGGGTTAA
- the rpsS gene encoding 30S ribosomal protein S19, translating to MARSLKKGPFVDDHVMKKVIAAKKVNDGKPIKTWSRRSTIIPDMIGLTFNVHNGKSFIPVYITENHIGYKLGEFAPTRTFKGHKGSVQKKIGK from the coding sequence ATGGCTAGGTCACTAAAAAAAGGTCCTTTTGTTGATGATCATGTAATGAAAAAAGTCATCGCTGCTAAAAAAGTTAATGATGGTAAGCCAATTAAAACTTGGTCAAGACGCAGCACTATAATACCTGATATGATAGGTTTAACTTTTAACGTTCATAATGGAAAAAGTTTTATACCAGTTTATATAACTGAAAATCATATAGGTTATAAATTGGGTGAATTTGCACCTACTAGAACTTTTAAGGGTCACAAAGGCTCTGTTCAGAAAAAAATTGGTAAGTAA
- a CDS encoding 50S ribosomal protein L23 — protein sequence MADITDIKTILYTEKSLNLQEQGVVVIQTSPKMTKNGLKEVLREYFGVTPVRINSLKMDGKIKRFRGREGQRNSFKKFYVKLPEGVSLESSEA from the coding sequence ATGGCAGATATTACTGATATAAAAACAATACTTTACACTGAAAAAAGTCTAAACCTTCAAGAACAAGGTGTTGTGGTAATTCAAACATCACCAAAAATGACTAAAAATGGTCTAAAAGAAGTATTAAGAGAATATTTTGGTGTAACTCCAGTAAGAATTAATTCTTTAAAAATGGATGGAAAAATAAAGCGTTTTAGAGGTCGTGAAGGTCAAAGAAATAGCTTTAAAAAATTCTATGTTAAGCTACCAGAAGGTGTTAGCTTAGAAAGTTCGGAGGCATAA
- the rpsJ gene encoding 30S ribosomal protein S10 has protein sequence MERIRLKLKAYDHRVLDRTVAAIVEAVKRTGADIRGPVPMPTKIKRYTVLKSPHINKDSREQFEMRIHARMLDIVAATPDTVDSLTKLDLAPEVNVEVRAMGK, from the coding sequence ATGGAAAGAATCAGGCTTAAGCTAAAAGCTTATGACCACAGAGTTCTAGATCGCACAGTTGCAGCAATTGTAGAAGCTGTTAAAAGAACAGGTGCTGACATCAGAGGTCCAGTGCCAATGCCTACAAAAATCAAAAGATACACAGTTTTGAAATCTCCGCATATTAACAAAGACTCACGCGAACAATTTGAAATGAGAATTCATGCTCGTATGCTTGATATTGTAGCAGCTACTCCAGATACAGTAGATTCACTTACTAAGCTTGACTTGGCTCCAGAGGTCAATGTTGAAGTAAGAGCTATGGGTAAATAA
- the rplE gene encoding 50S ribosomal protein L5, translated as MMRLKEKYTQNIKPALVKEFDIKNPMLIPFIEKVVISVGAGELAKDQKVLQNVADTISLIAGQKAVITKAKKSVAGFKVREGFPVGVMVTLRKDNMYAFLDKLITIALPRVKDFRGLPRDGFDGRGNYNFGLDEQLMFPEVEYDKILRTHGMNISIVTTAKSDKEAQKLLELFGVPFAKGK; from the coding sequence ATGATGAGATTAAAAGAAAAATACACTCAAAATATCAAACCTGCTTTGGTAAAAGAATTTGATATTAAAAATCCTATGCTTATACCTTTTATAGAAAAAGTTGTTATAAGTGTTGGTGCTGGAGAATTAGCTAAAGATCAAAAAGTATTGCAAAATGTTGCTGATACTATTTCTTTAATAGCTGGACAAAAAGCAGTTATCACAAAAGCTAAAAAATCAGTTGCTGGTTTTAAAGTGAGAGAAGGCTTCCCAGTAGGTGTTATGGTAACTTTAAGAAAAGATAATATGTATGCTTTTTTAGATAAATTAATTACCATTGCACTTCCTCGTGTGAAAGACTTTAGAGGTCTTCCAAGAGATGGTTTTGATGGAAGAGGAAATTACAACTTTGGTTTAGACGAGCAGTTAATGTTCCCAGAAGTTGAATATGATAAAATTTTAAGAACTCATGGTATGAATATTTCTATCGTTACAACAGCAAAATCAGATAAAGAGGCACAAAAATTATTAGAATTATTTGGCGTGCCATTTGCAAAAGGAAAGTAA
- the rplB gene encoding 50S ribosomal protein L2 translates to MAIKTYKPYTPSRRYITGVSSEDITAKASVRSLLVKLPAHAGRNNNGRITSRHKEAGAKKLYRIIDFKRRKFGIEGKVEAIEYDPYRNCRIALISYRDGEKRYILQPKGLGVGDIVCAAESGLDIKPGNAMKLRNIPVGTIVHNIELKPGKGGQMIRSAGAYAQLMGKEEKYVILRLASGEMRQVLAECMASIGEVGNEEWSNVTIGKAGRNRHRGIRPQTRGSAMNPVDHPHGGGEGKKNSGRHPVTPWGKPTKGAKTRRKKASDKLIISRRKGK, encoded by the coding sequence ATGGCAATTAAAACATATAAACCATATACTCCAAGTAGAAGATATATCACAGGCGTAAGCTCAGAAGATATTACAGCAAAAGCTAGTGTTCGTTCATTGCTTGTAAAACTTCCAGCGCATGCAGGTCGTAACAATAATGGTAGAATCACAAGCCGCCATAAAGAAGCAGGTGCTAAAAAGCTTTATAGAATTATAGATTTTAAAAGAAGAAAATTTGGTATTGAAGGTAAAGTTGAAGCAATCGAGTATGATCCATACAGAAATTGCCGTATAGCATTAATCTCTTATAGAGATGGTGAAAAAAGATACATCTTGCAACCAAAAGGTTTAGGTGTAGGTGATATTGTATGTGCAGCTGAAAGCGGACTTGATATAAAACCAGGTAATGCAATGAAGCTTAGAAATATCCCTGTTGGTACTATAGTTCATAATATAGAATTAAAACCAGGTAAGGGTGGTCAAATGATCCGCTCAGCAGGTGCTTATGCACAACTTATGGGTAAAGAAGAAAAATATGTTATTTTAAGACTTGCAAGTGGTGAAATGAGACAAGTTTTAGCTGAATGTATGGCAAGTATTGGCGAAGTTGGTAATGAAGAGTGGTCAAATGTGACTATTGGTAAAGCTGGTCGTAATCGTCACAGAGGTATTCGCCCACAAACTAGAGGTTCTGCTATGAACCCAGTAGATCACCCACACGGTGGTGGTGAAGGTAAGAAAAATTCAGGCCGTCATCCAGTAACTCCATGGGGTAAACCAACTAAGGGTGCAAAAACTCGTCGTAAAAAAGCTAGCGATAAGCTAATAATCTCAAGAAGAAAAGGAAAATAA